The following are encoded in a window of Thermodesulfobacterium geofontis OPF15 genomic DNA:
- a CDS encoding archaemetzincin family Zn-dependent metalloprotease, giving the protein MNKISIKFIFCALKDEHLEKLKEHLEKTYFSELDIAYLPLDISKAYNFKRNQYLADIIIGEARKLKKDPKEKWLLVVDVDLYASGLNFIFGQADLRSGIGIISLTRLKPEFYGQKPNEKLFLERVLKEATHELGHLFYLIHCENPKCVMAFSNSILDTDRKEKALCIGCKNILKVYTRLRFQK; this is encoded by the coding sequence ATGAATAAAATTTCTATTAAATTTATTTTTTGTGCCTTAAAAGATGAACATCTTGAAAAATTAAAGGAACATCTTGAAAAAACTTATTTTTCAGAACTTGATATTGCTTATCTTCCCTTGGATATTTCTAAGGCTTATAATTTCAAAAGAAATCAATATTTAGCAGATATTATAATTGGAGAAGCAAGAAAATTAAAGAAGGACCCTAAGGAAAAATGGCTACTTGTTGTAGATGTTGATCTTTATGCTTCTGGTTTAAATTTTATTTTTGGTCAGGCAGATTTGAGATCAGGAATTGGAATAATTTCTCTAACAAGACTTAAACCTGAATTTTATGGGCAAAAACCTAATGAAAAATTATTTTTAGAAAGGGTTTTAAAAGAAGCTACTCATGAATTGGGACACCTTTTTTATCTTATTCATTGTGAAAATCCTAAATGTGTAATGGCTTTTTCTAATTCTATTTTAGATACTGATAGAAAAGAAAAAGCTCTATGTATAGGTTGTAAAAATATATTAAAAGTTTATACAAGATTAAGGTTTCAAAAATAA